The proteins below are encoded in one region of Oncorhynchus clarkii lewisi isolate Uvic-CL-2024 chromosome 33, UVic_Ocla_1.0, whole genome shotgun sequence:
- the LOC139392857 gene encoding nuclear protein MDM1-like isoform X2 produces the protein MPLHFKGISEYKKKFKDRVATRSRSASPQRRMRLAGLRSDQMGISREPQFLSKRKVPSSHTPQVSSSFQWNPTTTEPSQRQDETPRPGTSPLAPTPERVHTPLAPRGPPPPGDPQRGPTTLQGQTHTRSPLATVERQDQAFNGVDYVLRRKAGLKSSGQRTGLLNSEYRKQFPWKTPVAGHASPLLAAEQMLYTSHRSIPPFKSNPVVVLESEYSRNFKASPPPRGPRLRSDVDQVPPFQRENVSPEKASKREERERKREERKKKREEGERKSSIVEENIPVPQPREQLADQEVKSQSPQKAHLPHRKVKSEYNANFRSPLNYMYKDGAWVKASTVGEEGRDSQHSHVWYHEVRELRKKAEAYRQRAWGTHFSRLHLNQILSDQNQLWDASTPSSSNLSSGTGSGDGEEDRSPTPQALDLARLRVLDHRSSSVAGSHRSREGGRMPTPTLQRIATVQRTHHDLTTPATGGAILVSPPKMEANGWAKRSEPPLGKSRPPFKRLSLASPRRAARQNEERNQPQSSPAAGVTTVDPLPLREDSWSGETSPENHPDPPPEAKASRKRTTSGQPDAAVPAPVNRIQGTLRDPEFQHNGNLGLRTSELLLCPGGGCGTDDEDDRMSQISSRSAASCSMASQVLDRAQRRKDHFWGKR, from the exons ATGCCACTACATTTCAAG GGCATCAGTGAGTACAAGAAGAAATTTAAAGACCGAGTCGCTACCCGCTCCAGAAGCGCCTCTCCTCAGCGACGGATGCGCTTAGCTGGACTTCGATCTGACCAGATGG GTATCAGTCGAGAGCCTCAGTTTCTGTCCAAGAGGAAGGTGCCCTCCTCCCACACGCCCCAGGTGTCCAGCTCCTTCCAATGgaaccccaccaccacagaaccctcacagagacaggatgagacccCCAGACCTGGTACCTCTCCCTTGGCTCCTACCCCAGAGAGAGTCCACACCCCTCTGGCCCCTAGGGGTCCCCCTCCTCCAGGGGACCCCCAACGAGGCCCGACCACTCTTCAGGGCCAGACTCACACCCGGAGCCCCCTGGCTACTGTAGAGAGACAGGACCAAGCTTTCAACGGG GTCGACTATGTGTTGAGGAGGAAGGCAGGGCTGAAGTCGTCTGGACAGAGGACCGGACTACTGAACTCGGAGTACAGGAAACAGTTTCCGTGGAAGACACCTGTAGCTGGCCACGCCTCCCCACTGCTGGCTGCAGAGCAG ATGCTGTACACCAGCCACCGTTCCATCCCTCCTTTCAAGTCTAACCCGGTGGTGGTGTTGGAGAGCGAGTACAGCAGGAACTTTAaagcctctcctcctcccagaggACCACGGCTACGCAGCGACGTAGACCAGGTGCCTCCGTTCCAGAGAGAGAACGTTTCACCCGAGAAAGCATCAAAG agggaagagagagagagaaagagggaagagcggaagaagaagagggaagagggagagagaaagtccagCATCGTGGAGGAGAATATTCCAGTTCCACAGCCTCGGGAGCAGCTGGCGGACCAGGAAGTGAAGTCACAGAGCCCCCAGAAGGCACATCTTCCCCACAG aAAGGTGAAATCAGAGTATAATGCCAACTTCCGCTCTCCACTGAACTACATGTACAAGGACGGCGCCTGGGTCAAGGCTTCCACAGtaggagaggag GGGCGTGACAGTCAGCATAGTCACGTTTGGTATCACGAG GTGCGAGAGCTTCGTAAGAAGGCGGAGGCCTACAGACAGAGGGCGTGGGGGACCCATTTCTCCCGCCTCCACCTCAACCAGATCCTGTCGGACCAGAACCAGCTGTGGGAtgcctccaccccttcctcctctaACCTCAGCTCTGGGACAGGTTCCGGGGACGGGGAGGAAGACAGGAGTCCTACCCCCCAGGCTCTGGATCTCGCTAG ACTGAGGGTGCTGGACCATCGTTCGTCGTCTGTAGCAGGCTCCCACAGGTCCAGAGAGGGTGGCAGGATGCCCACACCCACACTGCAAAGGATCGCTACTGTTCAGAGAACTCACCACGACCTGACGACTCCAGCCACTG GAGGTGCTATCCTGGTGTCTCCTCCTAAGATGGAGGCTAACGGCTGGGCGAAGAGAAGTGAACCTCCGTTGGGTAAAAGCCGTCCCCCATTTAAACGCCTCTCTCTGGCCTCGCCACGACGAGCAGCCAGACAG AATGAGGAGCGGAATCAGCCCCAGTCCTCTCCTGCAGCAGGGGTGACTACTGTGGACCCCCTCCCCCTGAGAGAGGACTCCTGGTCGGGGGAGACCTCTCCGGAGAACCACCCTGATCCTCCACCGGAGGCCAAAGCCTCCCGTAAACGCACTACCAGCGGACAACCCGACGCCGCCGTCCCGGCACCTGTTAACCGCATCCAGGGGACGCTCAGAGACCCAGAGTTCCAACATAACG
- the LOC139392857 gene encoding nuclear protein MDM1-like isoform X1 — translation MPLHFKGISEYKKKFKDRVATRSRSASPQRRMRLAGLRSDQMGISREPQFLSKRKVPSSHTPQVSSSFQWNPTTTEPSQRQDETPRPGTSPLAPTPERVHTPLAPRGPPPPGDPQRGPTTLQGQTHTRSPLATVERQDQAFNGVDYVLRRKAGLKSSGQRTGLLNSEYRKQFPWKTPVAGHASPLLAAEQMLYTSHRSIPPFKSNPVVVLESEYSRNFKASPPPRGPRLRSDVDQVPPFQRENVSPEKASKREERERKREERKKKREEGERKSSIVEENIPVPQPREQLADQEVKSQSPQKAHLPHRKVKSEYNANFRSPLNYMYKDGAWVKASTVGEEGRDSQHSHVWYHEVRELRKKAEAYRQRAWGTHFSRLHLNQILSDQNQLWDASTPSSSNLSSGTGSGDGEEDRSPTPQALDLARVDSSSSSVAGPPPLTPVSSRRSSTRGAGDTAGPPGHLNPLAPNLPIQRRLAWEEETGAGGGTGEEREEEEDKEKKDERKDERKDELRVLDHRSSSVAGSHRSREGGRMPTPTLQRIATVQRTHHDLTTPATGGAILVSPPKMEANGWAKRSEPPLGKSRPPFKRLSLASPRRAARQNEERNQPQSSPAAGVTTVDPLPLREDSWSGETSPENHPDPPPEAKASRKRTTSGQPDAAVPAPVNRIQGTLRDPEFQHNGNLGLRTSELLLCPGGGCGTDDEDDRMSQISSRSAASCSMASQVLDRAQRRKDHFWGKR, via the exons ATGCCACTACATTTCAAG GGCATCAGTGAGTACAAGAAGAAATTTAAAGACCGAGTCGCTACCCGCTCCAGAAGCGCCTCTCCTCAGCGACGGATGCGCTTAGCTGGACTTCGATCTGACCAGATGG GTATCAGTCGAGAGCCTCAGTTTCTGTCCAAGAGGAAGGTGCCCTCCTCCCACACGCCCCAGGTGTCCAGCTCCTTCCAATGgaaccccaccaccacagaaccctcacagagacaggatgagacccCCAGACCTGGTACCTCTCCCTTGGCTCCTACCCCAGAGAGAGTCCACACCCCTCTGGCCCCTAGGGGTCCCCCTCCTCCAGGGGACCCCCAACGAGGCCCGACCACTCTTCAGGGCCAGACTCACACCCGGAGCCCCCTGGCTACTGTAGAGAGACAGGACCAAGCTTTCAACGGG GTCGACTATGTGTTGAGGAGGAAGGCAGGGCTGAAGTCGTCTGGACAGAGGACCGGACTACTGAACTCGGAGTACAGGAAACAGTTTCCGTGGAAGACACCTGTAGCTGGCCACGCCTCCCCACTGCTGGCTGCAGAGCAG ATGCTGTACACCAGCCACCGTTCCATCCCTCCTTTCAAGTCTAACCCGGTGGTGGTGTTGGAGAGCGAGTACAGCAGGAACTTTAaagcctctcctcctcccagaggACCACGGCTACGCAGCGACGTAGACCAGGTGCCTCCGTTCCAGAGAGAGAACGTTTCACCCGAGAAAGCATCAAAG agggaagagagagagagaaagagggaagagcggaagaagaagagggaagagggagagagaaagtccagCATCGTGGAGGAGAATATTCCAGTTCCACAGCCTCGGGAGCAGCTGGCGGACCAGGAAGTGAAGTCACAGAGCCCCCAGAAGGCACATCTTCCCCACAG aAAGGTGAAATCAGAGTATAATGCCAACTTCCGCTCTCCACTGAACTACATGTACAAGGACGGCGCCTGGGTCAAGGCTTCCACAGtaggagaggag GGGCGTGACAGTCAGCATAGTCACGTTTGGTATCACGAG GTGCGAGAGCTTCGTAAGAAGGCGGAGGCCTACAGACAGAGGGCGTGGGGGACCCATTTCTCCCGCCTCCACCTCAACCAGATCCTGTCGGACCAGAACCAGCTGTGGGAtgcctccaccccttcctcctctaACCTCAGCTCTGGGACAGGTTCCGGGGACGGGGAGGAAGACAGGAGTCCTACCCCCCAGGCTCTGGATCTCGCTAG GGTTGACAGTAGCTCCAGCTCCGTAGCCGGaccccctcccctcacccccgTGTCCAGTAGAAGGAGCTCCACTCGGGGGGCTGGGGACACAGCAGGCCCCCCTGGTCACCTTAACCCTTTAGCCCCTAACCTACCTATTCAGAGGAGACTAGcctgggaggaggagacaggggctGGGGGTGGAacgggtgaggagagagaggaagaagaggacaaggagaaaaAGGATGAGAGAAAGGATGAGAGAAAGGATGA ACTGAGGGTGCTGGACCATCGTTCGTCGTCTGTAGCAGGCTCCCACAGGTCCAGAGAGGGTGGCAGGATGCCCACACCCACACTGCAAAGGATCGCTACTGTTCAGAGAACTCACCACGACCTGACGACTCCAGCCACTG GAGGTGCTATCCTGGTGTCTCCTCCTAAGATGGAGGCTAACGGCTGGGCGAAGAGAAGTGAACCTCCGTTGGGTAAAAGCCGTCCCCCATTTAAACGCCTCTCTCTGGCCTCGCCACGACGAGCAGCCAGACAG AATGAGGAGCGGAATCAGCCCCAGTCCTCTCCTGCAGCAGGGGTGACTACTGTGGACCCCCTCCCCCTGAGAGAGGACTCCTGGTCGGGGGAGACCTCTCCGGAGAACCACCCTGATCCTCCACCGGAGGCCAAAGCCTCCCGTAAACGCACTACCAGCGGACAACCCGACGCCGCCGTCCCGGCACCTGTTAACCGCATCCAGGGGACGCTCAGAGACCCAGAGTTCCAACATAACG